The stretch of DNA aaggaaggagagggaaagaaagaataagaacgagagagaggaaggaagaaagggaagggggggtggccgccttgattcagcgccagaaaagagcgcgaagggacccaggggcaaaaagcatttcccgtgcagcgtgaggcagcgggtgtccgttttaggagaagtgcgtaaagcctcagagttgcacgttcgtgaggctgagccgctgctgagctcacgttcatgaggctgagccgcggcaggaggaggaggaggtgaggcaagaggaggcggaggtggCGGCTTgccggagagtcccgagcctctgggacgcagcagtgcactgcagcactttgaatcctcctcctcctccacacagtgctgctgggtgctttgtctgtgcttcagcagcagccgtttccaggcgccgagccgtggcaggaggaggattcaaagtgctacagagcactgctgcatcacagaggctcgggactctccgtgcggcactgccGGGCACTGAcgcagcaagctgcctcctcctcctcctgctgtggctcggggcgctccacgcagcgctgctctggccacctttctaccccctccggccccagctgtttgttggcgctttgtcggcgcggcgcttcagcagcaaggtcccgctgctgggccctgctggctggggcgctcggcgggccacatgacgatgtctggcgggccggatttggcccccgggccttgtgtttgacacccgtgccttatggggtacacaagagcccttattgggttctccattggagaatataacagaggccaaccagagaagtttgagaagcaaagcctttatttttgctgttgcaacagggtccctcccctcacgcaggagaacaaggaaggaacccagaacaaaagagaacctccacttttatcagtttccccatcaccaagaaacacccccaatacatcattcctacatcacaacTATGTAATCAATActtcacaaaaaaggagggttcaaggtagaaatctgagtacttttgacacctctcctagtcctcctctcacccctcccaggtgtgaattcctaaacacaaagagaaattaacattttcgtaagagttgatcactgttttgtttggaggagtcttccattgtgaatgagatggctagcagtctggcaccattgatggggaaatgtccaggaggctcaggattatggctcccaagttgctagtcatgtggaaatgtgtgtgtgtaattcagtggggtgggggaaactccaacaagatggatatcactttaattctggtcagtttgggagagtcaaaatggttttcaggcctgtcttcctgtactgtttgcgtggtacatttatgaacatttattatatatgtgtgacctcgaaattcttataacaccactATAATTTTTATGCTACTCGGTTTATTGGCAAGAACCCAAAATCAGCTGTGTtaactattaaaaaaacaactcttaGCAACTGTatctgcagctcccagaattctttgtgccaggttatctgataatgccttatctgcttgccttttctggtagtctggccattcctttgagatggtaattacttaattcctgagacaatgcgAAGGTTctctcaccccctccccctccttgcagagaaacatttggtcagttggggagtcaaaatggtttcaggactgtcttcctatgctgcttcagacatgtggtttatatatttatttacgtgtttgcttggtacatttattagatatatatttattagataagaccttaaaattcttataagaTTAGAAaactataaaaataaagaaaaaaaataagtttgCAAAAGGGGACCcaggggttaaaccacagagtctagggcttgctgatcagaaggtcggcagttcgaatccctgcaacggagtgagttcccgtttcttggtcccggctcctgcccacctagcagttcgaaagcacatcaaagtgcaagtagataaatagggaccgctccagcgggaaggtaaacggcgtttccgtgcgctgctctggttcgccagaagcagctttgtcatgctggccacatgacctggacgctgtctgtggacaaacaccggctccctcggcctatagagcaagatgagtgccgcaaccccagagtcggacacgactggacctgatggtcaggggccccattAACTTTACCTAAGTTTGCAAAACAATGATTACCATGTGGTTAGGGCAGATCAATGTGTCAGTGTCCACTTATGACATATCAGCAAAAGTCGCAAATTGAAAGATAACTATAGCATGTACACAAAAATCGATTTCAGatttgaaatcagcattgaaagaacttATAAGAACAGTTGGAAATtctcatgcaacagaaagaaaaaaaatgttccccataaTCTAGGGCCTCTCAGTTGTAAATAGACCCACTCTACAACCACCtcaaagtaaatatatatataatactgtaTGCTCAATTTCACTTCTGTTGCTGCACCCGTCAGCAAGGCTCACGGTCTCTTTCACTGTCCATTTATGTTTATACAATGAAGCATGCaaagttaaaaagaaatattttattaagcACAGCAGCCTAGCAAAGTTGCACAAAAGAAACCATCACGTAAGGCAGAGATCCCATTTTTGTAGGGAAAGCAAGACTTGCTCTGCTTTGAGGAGGAATTCCATTTAAAGCCTAGAGGAGAGAAGCTCAGTCTCTTCTGCTATTTCTAAAAAGAGGCTGTCGGGCTCTTGAAACAAATTCCAGCTTTCTTCCAAAGCTCACAGGTTCCAGGGCACTGCCACTGTCCACCCTCTGGGCTCTAGAACTCAAAGTTCCCAAACTGAGATGAACGGTTGTTTGGTTTGGGCTGGGGTTTGTAGCCAATTCGGTCATGTATCATCTGTTCCCGGCTCTTATGATCAGTGTTGAGTCCCAGCGCACCCTCACCATCGCTGGCTCCCACCACGTCCACCTCCTCACGCTTCCTACGACTCTGTGGAAACAAATGGGAAGCATGATTAAAGAAAACTTCTCCAGGACAATCACATATGCGCCCCCTCCGCCCAtgacatgttttctttttcaaatatagCTGTAATGAATCAGGTTCTTTGCTTTCAGATTTAGGACACTGCAAGCTGTCAAAAAGTTCTGCCACAGAAAGGGGCCAAAGACCTTTACTTATGAGTGCAGGGGGCCAACATGAAGACAACCTCAAGCATAATTTGGGATTTAGATCTGCTACTGTGTATGCACAAACACACCTTCTCACAGGAACACAGGTAGCCGTTTTATACCAAATTGGACCACTGtttcatcttgctcagtattgtctactctgcgggatttcaggcagggagtctcccagccctacccaggaGACTGAACTTGGGAGCTTCTGCGTGCAAACGAAATGCTTTACAACTGAGCTTATGGTCATCTAACataaaacacaggaagctgccttttactgagtcagaccattggatccacttagctcagtattgtccaccctGTTTGGCAGCACTTCTCCACGGTTTCAGGCAAGAAGCCTCTTCCAGACTTACTTGGGGATACTCACAATTTAACCTGGGACCGtctcaatgaaaaaaaaaaccctttgccaCTGAGCTGCGACCTTTCCCCAGCCAACAACCTTatattaaaacaagcaaacagcagcCCTGAGGAGCCAGTGTCCTTTCTCCATACTGTGCAGCACAGTTGGAGGGGGGAATTGCGCCCAACCCCAGCGGGTGGCTCTACCTCACCACCTGTTTACTCAGTACCCTCCTTAGTGGGAGAGAGCAGCCCGGGCCGGGCAGCTCAACAACAAACAGGATGGCTACTCCCCCTGTGAGgagaaacagctttttaaaaaagaaaagagagcaagGACAAGAGAATctctaagcatgtgcagagtgcgcaaacaacaacaacaacaacaacaccgaaGAAATATGGGCAAGGAGCGCTTCGCCGTCCCGCAGCCaaccacccactcacccacctcGAGTTCCTTGCGGGCGCCGTCGAACTCCTCGATGTCGTCCAGCTTCAGTTCAAGCCGCGTCGGTTTCCGCCGCAGCATCTTGCAAGCAGACCTTTCCCCTGCGGCTCTCTCGCGCGTGCGCAGCAGCTCCCCGCTCTTTTCTTCACCTGCACCTCTGGCTCAGGCGCCGAAAGCCAGAGGCTCGATCCCACCATGCCCCACGTCGCCGGCCAGCAACCCGGAAGGTCCCGCTCCGCATCACCATGGAGCTCCAGGGAGGCTAGAGCGGCCCGCTCTCCGGGATGGAATGGAAAGGCACCATTGGCTGTGGCGCTCCGcgagggcggggggagggagccgCTGTGCCGGAAGTGTTTGTGGGGAGCCCGCTGTGTGTGATTCCCCCACTACACAGCCCCGGTCTGAGAGGAAGGGTCGGGAAATCGCCATGGCTGCGTCGCGGATCGCCCCGGTGAATAAGGCAGGAAGCTTGAAACTGGGATATAATGCGGTTTCTTAGTTTATAAAACGTGTATCTTTTCATAGAAATGATAAAATGAAAAATCTGTTTGAAATAGACACCAGTGTCTACTTATTTACTGCGGTGACTAACGTAACCTCACTTCGGTagtaaaagtttttaaaagcgtAAcggattgtatccaactaaagcGCAATTCAAGGTTGGACTCATTTGAATTAATAAATATCACTCGCTTGCGgctgttaatttcagtggttctactctttCAGTTGAGCTGAGTTGGGTTCAACTCAACGCTTCGGCTTCTGCCACAAAAGGCAAAATGTTATGCTTTAAGATTTCTAATATTTCTGCTGCATTAAAACAACAAGGCATTCTTtgccaccttaaagactaacaaacaTTGTTGTTGCAAAACCACCTATTAGAGTGGACTTGtagtccatgaaagtttatgccagaataataaaatatatatgttggATTGCATTCAGTGCTATCTCTacacagagcagacccactgaaatgaataaacataACCAATTGAAGCCCATTAGGTTTATTGGGCCCACTCAGAAAGACATAGATACAGCCCTTTGCTTTTAAAGTACCATGATACTCATGGAGTAACATGACTGTTCCTGTGGAATATTTTATGTTAGTCACTGTAATAAATATATTACCAAACAGAATAATCCTTAACCATGTCAACTTAGAggaaagtcctattgagttcagtaggGCTGACTTCCACAGAGGTGGGCTTAAGATTGTGGCTTTAATGATTAACAGTATGCTGGGATCCAAAACAAAATTGTCCTATGTACTGTatgatggggagggggctgtCAGATGTGGGCAGATGTCATGAGTCAGGAGTATAGGGGGAGGGGAGTTGGTTGCTGCCGTTTGGCCCCATTGCTcttcagcctcctcttctgcctgagtctggactgctctctgccttaagtctcttcctgctcactaaagcctgttgcctcttcttcctctgaccatgcATCACtgtccccctggctctgagccttcttccccagtTCTCTGCATCAAGCCAGCCCATGACAGCAGGTGGGGGGAAATCCACATTTGCTCTCTTGCTTCTCCATGTAGGCTACTGCTGAGTTTCCTTCTTGCAGGGTTCAAAAACAAAGGCTTCAGATGAAGGGGATGCTCCTCCAGCCAAGAAAGGCCCGATTTTCTATGGGAGCTTGGAGGAGAAAGAGCGAGAGCGCCTCCTCAAAGGGGAGTCTGGGATGATGGGCAAGGATGCGGTCAAAGCAGCTAttgaggctggcaacatcaataTCACCAGTGGTAAGAGATGGTAGTGAGCTGACTGggagatggaaagaaaaggatGGAGGGAAGAACTGCTAATTGGGGCTGATAATTTGTTTAGAATGCTTGTAAGCAGGCCATTTTCAGCAAATGCTCTCAGAAGCTCACAGTTCAATACTAAAATTACAATTAAATCAGGAAGTCTTTTAAAACAAATCACACTAAAGCATTACACAGCATAATAGAGATTAAACGAGGTGCTGACATAAAACCACATGCTGCAATAGGAACATTTTAAAAGTCTGTGCAAGCAAAGAAGGCAGTCACCTGGTGCTGACAGGATGCCACAACTAAGAAGCCTGTGTCATTGTCCACCATACTTCCAAGGGTGGGAGGACCTAGAATAGATCTTAATGTTTGGGTGGGTTCCTGCGGGAACAGGTAATCTTTCAACTAGCCTGGCCCCAACCCATTTggggctttgtaggtcaaaatcTGCACTTTGGCTTGAGCTTGGCAATGAACTTTAATCCAGTGTATCTCTTTAGGACAGGCAAAATAGGTTCCACATGACCAGTCCCATTTATTTGCTTTAACTCTAGTTTCCAAGCAATCTTCAAAGACAGCCCCAAGTACAGTGCATTATAGTAATCAGTCCATGGATAAATGTGACGAGGCTGTCTTTATCCCAGGGATGCTCTCagttatacatacagtggtacctccggttacgacttaatccgttctggaggtccgttcataaCCGGAAACCGCTCGTAAGATGAGGCGCACTTccgctaatggcgcctcctgctgctgctgcgccgccagagcgTGATTTCTGCTCGCATCCCCGGGGTAAAGTTTGCAAcgaggggcatctacttccatgTGAGTGGAGCACGTAACCCAAAGAATTCATAAGGGGGGACGGTTCGCAACACGagttaccactgtagttctttacaggagaaagcaagcaggAGATAATCCCTGCCCTGAGGTCTTTATAATATAAATCTAGATACGGGTGGCAAGGAGCAAAACACTAGATGAGAAGGAATGTCACAGGTGGCAGCAGATCAATGTGGGTACACTGTGCTTAGGTTTCATTTCAGGGGAGGAAATGGTTGCTGGCtagctcctgcccatctgcaggtcCTTTTTGTTCCCTCTGGATATAAAAATGTGTACTGCCAGTGGCCATAAGAGATTGTGCTCTCTTACCCCACCCTCAAGCAGTACCTTAATTACATTGTGCCTTTGTATGGATTTTGATTTCAAGCCATTTGGGGAGCCAGTTTTGACTGAAAAGAGGGGTGTAGATCAAAGTCTTAAGCCAAAGGCCTCAATGATTAACATAAGCTTTGACCTGGACACTCAAGGAGCAGAGAGAGGTGGCACAACATATACCACATATTGTTGCTCTTTGCTTGTGGCTTCATTGAAATGAAGCAAACTTATGAAGTGAGGGTCAAGATTTGAGGCGCTGTAGGGTTCTGTtggggttgtatttcttataacTTTTGGCTTTCTACTGTGATCAGGTGAAGTTTTTGACTTGGAAGAGCACATCAGCGAGCGCCAGGCAGAGGTCCTGGCAGAGTTTGAGCGCCGGAAGCGTGCCAGGCAAATCAATGTTTCCACAGATGACTCTGAGGTCAAGGCCTGCTTACGAGCCCTCGGGGAGCCCATCACACTTTTTGGAGAGGGCCCTGCAGAAAGGAGGGAAAGGTGAGAGAGGATGAAATTGACTTGCTCTCACTTCCTTTTCCAGTTCGTTGATGTGACTCATAT from Zootoca vivipara chromosome Z, rZooViv1.1, whole genome shotgun sequence encodes:
- the CDC26 gene encoding anaphase-promoting complex subunit CDC26 gives rise to the protein MLRRKPTRLELKLDDIEEFDGARKELESRRKREEVDVVGASDGEGALGLNTDHKSREQMIHDRIGYKPQPKPNNRSSQFGNFEF